The proteins below are encoded in one region of Streptomyces marianii:
- a CDS encoding DEAD/DEAH box helicase: MPSEEPIAEISAVTASRTRPARLSLRPDQQRAVDSAARHLAREHTRGHMVSACGTGKTLTALRTAEALDARHLLIAVPSLDLISQWASAARNDGRPEPMMAVSSLAAAKHPVLAGAAVHSTNNPEFLATWLARHEHATVFVTLDSLPRIEQTQHTRAPVPTFDLLIVDEAHRTAGSWDKDWTVLHDHTRIRADRRLYLTATPYEWDPPRLTEAPTTRPQPKRTAATAPAWDTPALVASMADPKIFGPRLHTYSHADAIDDGVLADYQLVVPTITDTHLRTVLTTPDTYSGFGPTARRTTALHLAVLKAMTEHDLHHVIVYFQQVADATDFACQFPHTLRTLTDDQRPAWTSDLVVQSINGTHSPGQRHDILTDFATADRAVLTNAQVLGEGVDLPAVDAVVFADRTASVRRIVQALGRALRKPPTQTAKTASLVVPAYIPHGADPTDLLGTPYEALWLVTAALRHHDQTIAARAPRTTAKRRLEQGTRTLLARRFRFDFTLDPDSIARAMDLIAWPANAAALSAPRRAGLAAATRFHTEHRHLRVPTDYEDAYGYRLGAFVTGQRTARRQGLLTEDWIAELDELGMIWDDHEAAWQGNLTTITAFHAEHGHLAIPEHQPGGRFLVTQRALARENRLDPDRLAQLDALDPHWTLPHGPDWHRKYHLLRRHIEAGHSLDTLHRGTVIDDVKMGSWLHRQLSTWDRLAPAQRDLLTRLRLTPATTLPPAKPARPAAKRTRRSFEHNAQILRLFVEHWDRPPSAREWIDVDGERIMIGPWLCKARTRRDTGQLTKEQDDLMAQILQTDWTSPASE; encoded by the coding sequence ATGCCCTCTGAGGAGCCCATCGCCGAGATCTCCGCCGTCACCGCTTCCCGCACCCGCCCCGCCCGGCTCTCACTACGCCCGGACCAGCAGCGGGCGGTCGACAGCGCGGCACGTCACCTGGCACGCGAACACACCCGCGGACACATGGTCTCGGCTTGCGGCACAGGCAAAACGCTCACCGCGCTGCGGACCGCCGAAGCCCTCGACGCCCGACACCTGCTGATCGCCGTGCCGAGCCTGGACCTCATCTCGCAGTGGGCCAGCGCAGCCCGCAACGACGGACGCCCAGAACCGATGATGGCCGTCTCATCCCTGGCCGCAGCCAAGCACCCGGTCCTGGCCGGAGCAGCCGTCCACAGCACCAACAACCCAGAGTTCCTGGCAACGTGGCTGGCCCGGCACGAGCACGCCACTGTCTTCGTCACGCTTGACTCCCTCCCGAGAATCGAACAGACCCAGCACACCCGTGCTCCCGTGCCGACCTTCGACCTCCTGATCGTCGACGAGGCACACCGCACCGCGGGAAGCTGGGACAAGGACTGGACCGTCCTGCACGACCACACCCGCATCCGAGCCGACCGCCGCCTCTACCTGACCGCCACCCCCTACGAATGGGACCCACCCCGCCTGACCGAAGCACCCACCACCCGCCCCCAGCCCAAACGCACCGCAGCCACCGCCCCCGCCTGGGACACCCCCGCCCTCGTCGCCTCCATGGCGGACCCCAAGATCTTCGGCCCCCGCCTGCACACCTACAGCCACGCCGATGCCATCGACGACGGAGTCCTCGCCGACTACCAACTGGTCGTCCCCACGATCACCGACACCCACCTGCGCACCGTCCTCACCACCCCCGACACCTACTCCGGCTTCGGCCCGACCGCACGCCGCACCACCGCCCTGCACCTGGCAGTCCTCAAAGCGATGACCGAACACGACCTCCACCACGTGATCGTGTACTTCCAGCAGGTCGCCGACGCCACCGACTTCGCCTGCCAGTTCCCCCACACCCTGCGCACCCTCACCGACGACCAACGTCCCGCCTGGACCAGCGACCTGGTAGTCCAGTCGATCAACGGCACCCACAGTCCCGGCCAGCGCCACGACATCCTCACCGACTTCGCTACCGCCGACCGCGCCGTGCTGACCAACGCCCAAGTACTGGGGGAGGGCGTCGACCTGCCGGCCGTCGACGCCGTCGTCTTCGCCGACCGCACCGCCAGCGTCCGCCGTATCGTCCAGGCCCTCGGCCGCGCCCTACGCAAACCCCCCACCCAGACCGCAAAGACCGCCAGCCTCGTCGTCCCCGCCTACATCCCTCACGGCGCCGACCCCACCGACCTCCTCGGCACCCCCTACGAAGCCCTCTGGCTCGTCACAGCAGCCCTGCGCCACCACGACCAGACCATCGCCGCCCGCGCCCCCCGTACCACCGCAAAACGCCGCCTGGAACAAGGCACCCGCACGCTCCTGGCCCGCCGCTTCCGCTTCGACTTCACCCTCGACCCCGACAGCATCGCCCGGGCGATGGACCTGATCGCCTGGCCCGCCAACGCCGCCGCCCTCTCCGCCCCCCGCCGCGCCGGCCTGGCGGCCGCCACCCGCTTCCACACCGAACACCGCCACCTGCGCGTCCCCACCGACTACGAAGACGCCTACGGCTACCGGCTCGGCGCCTTCGTCACCGGCCAGCGCACCGCCCGCAGACAAGGCCTCCTCACCGAGGACTGGATCGCCGAACTCGATGAACTCGGCATGATCTGGGACGACCACGAAGCCGCCTGGCAGGGCAACCTCACCACCATCACCGCCTTCCACGCCGAGCACGGCCACCTCGCCATCCCCGAGCACCAGCCCGGCGGCCGCTTCCTCGTAACCCAGCGCGCCCTCGCCCGCGAGAACCGTCTCGATCCCGACCGCCTGGCCCAGCTCGACGCCCTCGACCCCCACTGGACCCTCCCGCACGGCCCCGACTGGCACCGCAAGTACCACCTCCTGCGACGCCACATCGAAGCCGGCCACAGCCTCGACACCCTGCACCGCGGCACAGTGATCGACGACGTGAAGATGGGAAGCTGGCTGCACCGCCAGCTCTCCACCTGGGACCGCCTCGCTCCCGCGCAACGCGATCTCCTCACCCGCCTGCGGCTGACCCCCGCCACCACCCTGCCCCCTGCCAAGCCGGCGAGGCCCGCAGCGAAGCGGACCCGCCGTTCCTTCGAACACAACGCGCAGATCCTGCGGCTCTTCGTCGAGCACTGGGACCGACCGCCCAGCGCACGGGAATGGATCGACGTCGACGGAGAACGCATCATGATCGGACCGTGGCTGTGCAAGGCCCGCACCCGGCGCGACACGGGCCAACTCACCAAGGAACAAGACGACTTGATGGCGCAGATCCTCCAGACGGACTGGACTTCCCCCGCATCCGAGTAA
- a CDS encoding helicase associated domain-containing protein, whose amino-acid sequence METHLRPHQLTGAAPVLTQWLAEQIDNLAGLEDYQRHLMGDLPIEHPLALLLRRPRGSSQRAFARGLKAAYAYRCRHQHLDVPYNYTCEDGFALGRWLAEKRRFPQALSREQLDALEALDMRWISRHRHRTP is encoded by the coding sequence ATGGAAACGCACCTACGCCCGCACCAACTCACCGGCGCCGCCCCTGTGCTGACCCAATGGCTGGCCGAGCAGATCGACAACCTCGCCGGGCTCGAGGACTACCAGCGCCACCTCATGGGCGACCTCCCCATCGAGCACCCCCTGGCCCTCCTGCTGCGCCGCCCGCGAGGCTCTTCCCAACGGGCCTTCGCCCGAGGGTTGAAGGCCGCCTACGCCTACCGCTGCCGCCACCAACACCTGGACGTTCCCTACAACTACACCTGCGAAGACGGCTTCGCCTTGGGAAGGTGGCTCGCCGAGAAGCGGCGTTTTCCGCAGGCCCTCTCGCGAGAACAACTGGACGCCCTGGAAGCCCTCGACATGCGCTGGATCTCACGCCACCGGCACCGCACACCCTGA
- a CDS encoding DEAD/DEAH box helicase, producing MATTTRIRPDTTVPAPATASRLKTRLRGGQQIAVDTAASSFIEGYRRVSVYMATGTGKTLVALHVVQETAPQGASLVAVPSLRLLEQTAAKWHSEGRPGRYLGVCSSSHPADPYLADVLTMVGTADDLAWQAADTPGPLNVFCTYDSLDKVVEAHRDFHLPRWDVVVGDEAHRTAGDYDKPWARIHHDDKLPARHRLYMTATPRVFDEKKAREKGINADTVIASMDDVSIYGPVVYRISLREAIDEGLLADYRIAGVVIRDEDLRGLLNRLPANTWTGEALRAAAAQVALLVAQHRYDLRRTLTFHPCIAAADVFAETLHETAALMPPAYHAPLQVGTVSSRQSPFERHKNYTDFASAPLNTPASQQPARRAVLTNCRCCAEGVDIPAIDSLLFAHPKTSSIDIIQSIGRALRQTPGDNKISTIVIPIYMAPGETLEEAVKKTAFHLIYRVLIDLDVYDEHTFHLVDHFRYPSDPTATPQIAPRPERADEIIPVLDLNDVMAPNRVWEAAFEVATDFYLQNGHLDVPSRYLHDGRFYLGWWIGAQRSMRKNGLLLPERIAALDTLGMIWEHPPHSIERKLLIARDYVTRHGHLAPRWVEHHQGLHLGRWLADSRKEANTRRLPHCYQRALNEIYPWWNTKGRAEWKRTYARTNSPAPPLC from the coding sequence ATGGCCACGACGACACGCATCCGCCCGGACACGACCGTCCCCGCCCCCGCGACTGCCTCGCGCCTGAAGACCCGCCTGCGCGGAGGCCAGCAAATCGCCGTCGACACCGCCGCGAGCAGCTTCATCGAGGGCTACCGCCGTGTCAGCGTTTACATGGCCACCGGCACCGGAAAGACCCTGGTGGCCCTGCACGTCGTCCAGGAAACCGCGCCTCAAGGCGCCTCCCTGGTGGCAGTCCCCTCCCTGCGACTGCTTGAGCAGACCGCCGCGAAATGGCACAGCGAAGGACGTCCCGGCCGCTACCTCGGTGTCTGTTCCTCAAGCCACCCGGCAGACCCGTACCTGGCCGACGTCCTCACCATGGTGGGCACCGCCGACGACCTGGCCTGGCAGGCAGCCGACACCCCAGGACCGCTCAACGTGTTCTGCACCTACGACTCCCTGGACAAGGTCGTCGAAGCCCACCGCGACTTCCATCTGCCCCGCTGGGACGTCGTGGTCGGCGACGAAGCCCACCGCACCGCCGGTGACTACGACAAGCCCTGGGCCCGCATCCACCACGACGACAAGCTGCCCGCCCGCCACCGTCTCTACATGACCGCGACGCCCCGTGTCTTCGACGAGAAGAAAGCTCGCGAAAAGGGCATCAACGCGGACACTGTCATCGCCTCCATGGACGACGTGAGCATCTACGGGCCCGTCGTCTACCGCATCTCCCTGAGAGAGGCGATCGATGAGGGGCTCCTCGCCGACTACCGTATCGCCGGCGTCGTGATCAGAGACGAAGACCTGCGGGGCCTCCTGAACCGGCTTCCCGCGAACACCTGGACCGGCGAAGCCTTGCGTGCCGCAGCCGCTCAAGTGGCCCTGCTGGTCGCGCAGCACCGCTACGACCTGCGCCGCACGCTGACCTTCCACCCCTGCATCGCCGCGGCGGACGTCTTCGCCGAAACACTCCACGAGACCGCGGCCCTGATGCCCCCGGCCTACCACGCGCCCCTGCAGGTCGGCACCGTCAGCTCCCGGCAGAGTCCCTTCGAACGCCACAAGAATTACACCGACTTCGCCTCCGCGCCCCTCAACACCCCCGCCTCACAGCAGCCGGCCCGCCGGGCCGTCCTCACCAACTGCCGCTGCTGCGCCGAAGGCGTCGACATCCCCGCCATCGACTCCCTGCTCTTCGCCCACCCCAAGACCAGCAGCATCGACATCATCCAGTCCATCGGACGCGCACTGCGCCAGACCCCAGGCGACAACAAGATCTCCACCATCGTCATCCCCATCTACATGGCACCCGGCGAAACCCTCGAGGAGGCCGTCAAGAAAACCGCCTTCCACCTGATCTACCGGGTTCTCATCGACCTCGACGTCTACGACGAGCACACCTTCCACCTCGTCGACCACTTCCGGTACCCGAGCGACCCCACCGCCACCCCCCAGATCGCCCCGCGCCCGGAACGCGCCGACGAGATCATCCCCGTTCTCGACCTGAACGATGTCATGGCCCCCAACCGCGTATGGGAGGCCGCCTTCGAGGTCGCCACAGACTTCTACCTCCAAAACGGCCACCTCGACGTCCCCAGCCGCTACCTCCACGACGGCCGCTTCTACCTCGGCTGGTGGATCGGCGCACAGCGCTCCATGCGCAAGAACGGCCTGCTCCTACCCGAACGCATCGCAGCACTGGACACCCTCGGCATGATCTGGGAGCACCCTCCGCACAGCATCGAGCGCAAGCTCCTCATCGCCCGCGACTACGTCACCCGCCACGGACACCTCGCCCCCCGGTGGGTCGAACACCACCAAGGCCTGCACCTGGGCCGCTGGCTCGCCGACAGCCGAAAGGAAGCCAACACCCGCCGCCTGCCCCACTGCTACCAGCGGGCCCTGAACGAGATCTACCCCTGGTGGAACACCAAAGGCAGAGCCGAATGGAAACGCACCTACGCCCGCACCAACTCACCGGCGCCGCCCCTGTGCTGA
- a CDS encoding TniQ family protein encodes MLDDPGLYGPRRPLPLRVRPVPGESTGSFVNRLAHANGLSLAAFLDRVGQGEASAYTERVEKYPQSTEMYMNEAGLRYLAVLADRASGLLQQDLPSLGAEHLLPGEEAAQWWWRWEPVAGHLVRYCPLCADALGVGQTVWLMSPDSWQVCLRHGYWSDDSRGRGPDFVQLAELPETVTAHQVRQQLAERWGPAGEELFADAFQVAVYWWTRMPDTVCWVRRAWTAGLDAREMRAAPLVIYSEAAELAGAMLDFERAGRRDTADRSRWLAGVEQLMAGWGVDVTEGRQALLMWLGRHRRGVPAPSGPAGRSGLVLGAGHSRIASRTGPGSQRSCLTWQLGMAAADM; translated from the coding sequence GTGCTGGACGATCCCGGTCTGTACGGGCCTCGCCGGCCGCTGCCGCTGCGTGTGCGGCCGGTGCCGGGTGAGTCGACGGGGTCGTTCGTGAACCGGCTCGCGCACGCCAACGGCCTGAGCCTGGCGGCGTTCCTCGACCGCGTCGGACAGGGCGAGGCATCCGCGTACACCGAACGGGTGGAGAAGTACCCGCAGTCCACCGAGATGTACATGAACGAGGCGGGGCTGCGCTATCTGGCTGTCCTTGCTGACCGTGCGTCTGGTCTTCTCCAGCAGGATCTGCCCAGCCTGGGCGCGGAGCACCTGCTGCCAGGCGAAGAGGCGGCGCAGTGGTGGTGGCGCTGGGAGCCCGTGGCGGGGCACCTCGTGCGGTACTGCCCGCTGTGTGCCGATGCCTTGGGTGTCGGCCAGACGGTGTGGCTGATGTCGCCGGACAGCTGGCAGGTCTGTCTGCGGCACGGTTACTGGTCGGACGACTCCCGCGGCCGTGGTCCGGACTTCGTGCAGCTGGCCGAGCTGCCCGAGACGGTGACGGCGCACCAGGTGCGGCAGCAGCTGGCCGAACGGTGGGGGCCGGCCGGCGAGGAGTTGTTCGCCGATGCCTTCCAGGTGGCGGTGTACTGGTGGACGCGGATGCCGGACACCGTATGTTGGGTGCGCCGGGCCTGGACGGCTGGGCTGGACGCGCGGGAGATGCGGGCGGCCCCACTGGTGATCTACTCGGAGGCCGCGGAACTCGCGGGCGCCATGCTGGACTTCGAACGCGCGGGGCGGCGGGATACGGCGGACCGGTCCCGATGGCTTGCGGGCGTGGAGCAGTTGATGGCCGGGTGGGGGGTAGACGTGACTGAAGGGCGTCAGGCGCTGCTGATGTGGCTGGGGCGCCACCGTAGGGGGGTGCCCGCGCCGTCCGGTCCGGCGGGCCGAAGCGGGCTGGTGCTTGGGGCGGGGCACAGCCGGATCGCGTCCCGGACCGGTCCGGGGAGCCAACGCTCGTGCCTGACCTGGCAGTTGGGCATGGCGGCCGCCGACATGTAG